The following proteins are co-located in the Actinomycetes bacterium genome:
- a CDS encoding LysE family translocator, with amino-acid sequence MTELVEIFFGAMVVGFSGAMVPGPMFTLTVTGVAHKGFWASFFISLGHSLLELLLVLSFFLGILKYLDNPLLMKIIGIMGGLFLLYLGGQLIYSVVKKKISIDFNQSGQGNRTRRFYSANFMLKGALVSLINPYWYIWWVSIGAAFMIKAMNYNIAGVSSFFVGHISADFIWFMFVGFLVSTGKRFLNQKVYRIILFACALFLLYLGIKFIIDFI; translated from the coding sequence ATGACAGAACTTGTTGAAATATTTTTTGGGGCTATGGTGGTAGGGTTCTCGGGCGCCATGGTTCCCGGCCCTATGTTTACACTTACCGTCACCGGTGTGGCCCATAAAGGTTTCTGGGCTTCATTTTTCATATCCCTGGGACATTCCCTGCTGGAATTATTGCTGGTATTGAGCTTCTTTCTGGGAATACTCAAATACCTGGACAATCCTTTGCTTATGAAAATTATCGGTATAATGGGGGGATTATTTCTGCTTTACCTGGGCGGCCAGCTTATATATTCAGTAGTAAAGAAAAAAATAAGCATTGATTTTAATCAATCTGGTCAGGGTAACCGCACCCGGCGGTTCTATTCTGCCAATTTTATGCTCAAGGGGGCGCTGGTAAGCCTTATAAATCCCTACTGGTATATATGGTGGGTAAGCATAGGGGCAGCCTTTATGATAAAAGCCATGAATTATAATATTGCCGGAGTTAGTTCCTTTTTCGTTGGCCATATCAGCGCTGACTTTATATGGTTCATGTTTGTAGGTTTTTTGGTAAGCACTGGGAAAAGGTTCCTCAACCAGAAAGTATACCGGATAATTTTGTTTGCCTGCGCTTTGTTTTTATTATACCTGGGTATTAAATTTATTATTGATTTTATTTAA
- a CDS encoding cupin domain-containing protein: MKPVFSSDDIETTEFEDRRVKFAFGNRGFLASDSLGLGIVEFKPGTEPLAHSHDVDEALYVIKGKGKIEIENNWFSLDKGKFAHILKGETHRIESMQGHSLKILFIFGGKTKINY; this comes from the coding sequence ATGAAGCCTGTATTTTCAAGTGACGATATAGAAACAACAGAATTTGAAGACAGGCGGGTAAAATTCGCTTTTGGAAACCGGGGGTTCCTGGCTTCAGACTCTTTGGGGCTGGGAATTGTGGAGTTTAAGCCCGGTACTGAGCCCCTGGCCCATAGCCATGATGTGGATGAAGCCCTTTATGTTATCAAAGGCAAAGGCAAAATAGAAATAGAAAATAACTGGTTTTCTCTGGATAAAGGAAAATTTGCCCACATACTCAAGGGAGAAACCCACCGGATTGAGTCTATGCAGGGGCACAGCTTAAAGATATTATTTATATTTGGCGGTAAAACAAAAATCAACTATTAA
- a CDS encoding fumarylacetoacetate hydrolase family protein: protein MEIDIKTYVPGKIICVGMNYKSHVDEQDGRFPTKPVLFSKANSSIIKNGQVIVYPPQTKELDYEVELAVIIGKKTSKVSKEEVFSHIYGYTIINDITARDIQREEGQWYRGKSFDTFAPIGPRIVAGEEIEDPQNLNLRSYVNRELRQNSNTSEMIFDIKILISYISQTITLMPGDLLATGTPAGVGIFSKEKKLLSVGDEITCEIENIGKLTNRVQETDDRTC from the coding sequence ATGGAAATTGACATTAAAACCTATGTCCCGGGTAAAATAATATGCGTGGGCATGAATTATAAGTCTCATGTTGATGAACAGGATGGGCGTTTTCCTACAAAGCCGGTTCTATTTTCCAAAGCCAACAGCAGCATTATAAAAAACGGCCAGGTTATAGTTTACCCTCCCCAGACAAAAGAACTGGATTATGAAGTGGAACTGGCGGTAATAATTGGTAAAAAGACCTCCAAGGTAAGCAAGGAAGAAGTTTTCAGCCACATTTACGGATATACCATTATAAATGATATTACAGCCAGGGATATCCAGAGAGAAGAAGGACAATGGTACCGGGGTAAAAGCTTCGATACTTTTGCTCCCATTGGTCCCAGGATAGTAGCAGGAGAAGAAATTGAGGATCCCCAGAACCTAAACCTCCGGTCTTATGTAAACAGGGAACTGAGGCAAAACTCCAATACTTCGGAAATGATATTTGATATTAAAATCCTTATTTCATATATCTCCCAAACTATAACCCTTATGCCCGGCGATCTGTTAGCCACCGGTACCCCGGCAGGTGTCGGTATATTTAGCAAAGAGAAAAAGCTGTTGAGCGTGGGGGATGAAATTACCTGCGAAATTGAAAACATTGGCAAGCTAACCAACAGGGTACAAGAGACTGATGACAGAACTTGTTGA
- a CDS encoding glutathione S-transferase N-terminal domain-containing protein, whose translation MKKVLVYSTPTCPYCARVKDYLSENGVRYDEVDISSDQKNLDEMVKKSKQMGIPVIDFNGRIVIGFEKEAIDEAIKEAALNE comes from the coding sequence ATGAAAAAAGTATTGGTTTATTCCACCCCCACCTGTCCGTATTGTGCCCGGGTTAAAGACTATCTTAGCGAAAATGGTGTGCGGTATGATGAAGTGGATATAAGTTCAGATCAAAAGAACCTGGATGAAATGGTAAAAAAATCCAAGCAAATGGGCATCCCCGTAATTGATTTCAATGGAAGAATAGTCATTGGTTTTGAAAAAGAAGCGATAGATGAAGCCATTAAGGAGGCTGCCCTAAATGAATAA
- a CDS encoding glutathione S-transferase N-terminal domain-containing protein, translating to MNNVLIYSTNTCPYCKQAKDYIKSKGVDYQEIDVSSSRKKLEEMIEKSGQMGVPVIDIGGKVVVGFDKKEIDRLLGENK from the coding sequence ATGAATAATGTACTCATATATTCAACCAATACCTGCCCCTACTGCAAACAGGCCAAAGACTATATTAAATCAAAAGGGGTAGATTACCAGGAAATTGATGTGAGCAGCAGCAGGAAAAAATTGGAAGAAATGATAGAAAAATCAGGACAGATGGGAGTCCCGGTAATTGATATTGGGGGCAAAGTGGTGGTAGGTTTTGATAAAAAAGAGATAGACAGGCTCCTGGGGGAAAATAAATGA